The following are encoded together in the Pontibacter liquoris genome:
- a CDS encoding ABC transporter ATP-binding protein: protein MKSLRHLNKYLLRYKYRLLWGIVFTIISNIFQILPAQIVRHSFNLIKEGIGLHSLYEGMHQQELVYDIFGKSILVYGVVILLMALLRGVFLFLVRQTLIVMSRLIENDLKNDIYAHYQSLPLSFYRKNNTGDLMARISEDVSRVRMYLGPAIMYGINLVVLFVMVIPYMLAVNVKLTLYTLLPLPILAISIYYVNNIIQRKSDEIQRSLSGITTFVQEAFSGIRVLKSFVREDDSHHNFTVASNTYKDKSLELNFVNSLFFPLVLFMVGLSTIITIYIGGQEVINGSITTGNIAEFIIYVNMLTWPVTSLGWTASLVQRAAASQERINEFLHTENDIISRQNISKPIEGDIVFENVDFVYPDTHIHALKQVSFSIRHGETLAVIGNTGSGKSTIAALLPRMYDATGGRILIDSVDVRDYNIRNLRSQIGYVPQDVFLFSDSIRNNIGFGLPSITEEQMVQSAKDADVFENIMRFPEQFDTKLGERGITLSGGQKQRVSIARALVREPSILILDDSLSAVDTKTENAILNSLRRIMANRTSIIISHRVSSVKLADRILVLDDGEIVQHGTHEELINEDGLYKVLYERQLQAEDSE from the coding sequence GTGAAATCGCTACGCCACCTCAACAAATATCTGCTCCGGTATAAGTACAGGCTCCTGTGGGGCATTGTGTTTACCATTATTTCCAACATTTTTCAGATTCTGCCCGCCCAGATCGTGCGCCATTCTTTTAACCTGATAAAAGAAGGGATCGGCCTGCACAGTTTATATGAGGGCATGCACCAGCAGGAACTGGTGTATGATATTTTCGGAAAAAGCATCCTGGTATACGGGGTGGTGATCCTGCTGATGGCGCTGCTGCGCGGCGTGTTCCTGTTTCTGGTGCGCCAGACCCTGATCGTGATGAGCCGCCTGATCGAGAACGACCTGAAGAACGATATTTACGCCCATTACCAGAGCCTGCCGCTTAGCTTTTACCGCAAAAACAACACCGGCGACCTGATGGCGCGCATCTCCGAGGACGTGAGCCGCGTGCGCATGTACCTGGGACCGGCCATTATGTATGGCATCAACCTGGTGGTGCTTTTTGTGATGGTGATCCCCTACATGCTGGCCGTAAACGTGAAGCTCACGTTGTATACCCTGCTGCCGCTTCCTATACTGGCCATCAGTATTTATTACGTCAATAACATCATCCAGCGCAAATCCGACGAGATCCAGCGCAGCCTTTCGGGGATTACAACCTTTGTGCAGGAAGCCTTTTCAGGCATTCGCGTGCTCAAATCGTTTGTGCGCGAAGACGACTCGCACCACAACTTTACCGTGGCCAGCAACACGTATAAAGACAAGTCGCTGGAGCTCAACTTTGTCAACTCGCTGTTCTTCCCGCTGGTGCTGTTCATGGTGGGCCTGAGCACCATCATCACCATTTACATTGGCGGACAGGAGGTAATTAACGGCAGCATTACCACGGGTAATATTGCTGAGTTCATTATCTATGTGAACATGCTTACCTGGCCGGTTACCTCGCTGGGCTGGACGGCCAGTCTGGTGCAGCGGGCAGCGGCCTCGCAGGAGCGTATCAACGAGTTTCTGCACACCGAAAACGACATCATCTCGCGCCAGAACATCAGCAAGCCCATTGAAGGCGATATTGTATTCGAAAACGTGGACTTTGTGTATCCTGATACCCATATCCATGCCCTCAAGCAGGTGTCGTTCAGCATCCGGCACGGCGAAACGCTGGCCGTGATCGGCAATACCGGCTCGGGCAAGAGCACCATTGCCGCCCTGCTGCCGCGCATGTATGATGCCACCGGCGGCCGCATCCTGATCGATAGCGTGGATGTGCGCGACTATAACATCCGCAACCTGCGCAGCCAGATCGGGTATGTGCCGCAGGACGTGTTTTTGTTCTCTGACTCTATCCGCAACAACATCGGCTTCGGGCTGCCTAGTATAACCGAGGAGCAAATGGTGCAGTCGGCTAAAGATGCCGACGTTTTCGAAAACATCATGCGCTTTCCCGAGCAGTTCGACACCAAGCTGGGCGAGCGTGGCATTACCTTATCGGGTGGCCAGAAACAGCGCGTCTCCATTGCGCGGGCGCTGGTGCGCGAACCAAGTATACTTATCCTGGATGATTCGCTTTCGGCGGTGGATACCAAAACGGAGAATGCCATCCTCAACAGCCTGCGCCGCATCATGGCCAACCGCACTTCCATTATTATCTCGCACCGTGTGTCGTCGGTAAAACTGGCCGACAGGATCCTGGTCCTGGACGATGGCGAGATTGTACAGCATGGCACCCACGAGGAGCTGATCAACGAGGATGGGCTGTACAAAGTGCTCTATGAGCGCCAGCTGCAGGCCGAGGATTCGGAATGA
- a CDS encoding GyrI-like domain-containing protein, which produces MKKLLYGIAALAIILLVVYTFIGGFAAPEVRLATSQTRYVAGQPFEGSIKDEALGKAFRRAGELVESKKLAGTPGSIYYNDPEHSGDSLKAFIGVLVTDTSITLPQGYTLRTVPGGRKVVRAEATANVAILPKKLYGAVFDYAKEHKLKLEEFYVEWFPAQDRGVVEVPVKE; this is translated from the coding sequence ATGAAAAAACTTTTATACGGAATTGCGGCCCTGGCCATTATTTTACTTGTCGTTTATACCTTTATCGGGGGTTTTGCAGCGCCCGAAGTGCGCCTGGCCACCTCCCAAACCAGGTATGTGGCGGGGCAGCCGTTTGAGGGTTCTATCAAAGACGAGGCGCTGGGCAAAGCCTTCCGGCGGGCCGGCGAACTGGTGGAAAGCAAGAAATTGGCCGGCACGCCGGGCAGCATTTACTACAACGACCCCGAGCATAGCGGCGACAGCCTGAAAGCCTTTATCGGCGTGCTGGTAACAGATACAAGTATAACGCTGCCACAGGGCTACACGCTGCGCACAGTGCCGGGCGGCCGCAAAGTAGTGCGCGCCGAGGCAACCGCCAACGTGGCCATACTTCCTAAAAAGCTATATGGTGCAGTTTTCGACTATGCCAAGGAGCATAAGCTGAAGCTGGAAGAATTCTACGTGGAGTGGTTCCCTGCCCAGGACAGGGGCGTGGTAGAGGTGCCGGTAAAAGAGTAA
- a CDS encoding TetR/AcrR family transcriptional regulator, with protein sequence MGTKAEAKKERILEAAKTVFGKLGYSKATLDDIAAAIGLKKPTLYYYYKNKELLFIEAFSQEWKESLSRIKRIAEQEPNPHRRLQRYIQSSLRYYQEIVTQHTISIRVLIETRVTFQELFRESRAKEANFYTSVIKEGITSGVFVPCEAERVGYSMMVVKDLIQFEEFQRADFHKLATIDFEKIERDVLFTINLILNGISNKGDGVVNC encoded by the coding sequence GTGGGCACAAAAGCAGAGGCGAAAAAAGAACGCATTTTAGAGGCCGCCAAAACGGTATTCGGCAAACTAGGCTACAGCAAAGCCACCCTCGACGATATTGCTGCTGCCATAGGCCTGAAAAAGCCTACGCTCTACTACTATTATAAAAACAAGGAACTGCTCTTTATCGAGGCCTTCTCGCAGGAGTGGAAAGAAAGCCTCTCGCGCATCAAGCGCATTGCCGAGCAGGAGCCTAACCCGCACCGGCGCCTGCAGCGCTACATCCAGTCCTCGCTGCGCTATTATCAGGAGATCGTTACCCAGCACACCATATCCATCCGCGTCCTGATCGAGACGCGGGTTACGTTTCAGGAGCTGTTCCGGGAATCGCGGGCCAAGGAGGCGAATTTTTATACTTCGGTGATAAAAGAAGGGATTACCAGCGGCGTGTTTGTGCCCTGCGAGGCCGAACGGGTCGGTTACTCGATGATGGTGGTAAAAGACCTGATCCAGTTCGAGGAGTTCCAGCGGGCCGATTTCCACAAGTTGGCGACCATCGACTTTGAAAAGATCGAGCGGGACGTGCTCTTTACCATCAACCTTATTCTGAACGGCATCAGCAACAAGGGTGATGGGGTTGTTAATTGTTAG
- a CDS encoding YtxH domain-containing protein, with product MSKKTTNALLLVTGAAIGAAAGILFAPEKGRETRNWLSYRLEKYRDTLSDLIEQLMADRDGTLSSARTEGQRVIQDAKDKAEKLLGDVDSLINEINSRKEI from the coding sequence ATGAGTAAGAAGACGACCAATGCCCTGTTGCTGGTAACGGGCGCGGCCATAGGGGCTGCCGCCGGTATCCTGTTTGCACCTGAAAAAGGAAGAGAAACCCGTAACTGGCTGAGCTACCGCCTGGAGAAGTACCGGGATACGCTTTCGGACCTTATCGAACAACTGATGGCGGATCGCGATGGCACTTTGTCATCGGCCAGAACCGAAGGCCAGCGGGTGATCCAGGATGCAAAAGACAAAGCAGAGAAACTCTTGGGCGATGTAGATTCGCTGATTAACGAGATAAACAGCCGGAAAGAAATTTAA
- a CDS encoding Glu/Leu/Phe/Val family dehydrogenase: MVEIKEVEVKKDKSVFDQISEHNHEKVVFCHDKETGLKAIIGIHNTVLGPALGGTRMWSYASEAEALDDVLRLSRGMTYKAAISGLNLGGGKAVIIGDAKKDKNEALLRKYGRFIKNLNGAYITAEDVGTTTKDMEFIHMETEHVAGLPESMGGSGDPSPVTAYGTYMGMKAAAKKAFGTDSLAGKKISVQGVGHVGGYLVELLAKENAQIFITDIYEDRLKEVSAKYNAKVVGMEEIYDLDVDIYSPCALGGTINNDTLGRLKCQVIAGSANNQLRDETVHGPALIQRGIYYAPDFLINAGGLINVYSELVGYNRESAYAQTERIYGYTLDIFELAEKEGIYTQLAATKMAEKRIESIGKVRATY, translated from the coding sequence ATGGTCGAAATTAAAGAAGTAGAAGTGAAGAAAGACAAGTCGGTCTTTGATCAGATATCAGAACACAATCACGAGAAAGTTGTTTTCTGCCACGACAAAGAAACCGGTCTGAAAGCCATCATCGGCATTCACAACACCGTTCTTGGCCCAGCCCTGGGGGGTACCCGCATGTGGTCGTATGCCTCAGAAGCTGAAGCACTGGACGATGTATTGCGTCTTTCCAGAGGGATGACCTACAAAGCTGCTATCTCCGGCCTTAACCTGGGCGGTGGAAAGGCAGTAATTATCGGCGACGCCAAAAAAGATAAGAACGAAGCCCTGCTGCGCAAGTATGGCCGCTTTATCAAGAACCTGAACGGCGCTTATATTACAGCTGAGGACGTAGGCACCACGACCAAAGACATGGAATTCATCCACATGGAAACCGAGCACGTAGCCGGTTTGCCGGAGTCCATGGGTGGCAGCGGCGACCCTTCGCCGGTGACAGCCTACGGTACTTACATGGGCATGAAAGCCGCCGCTAAAAAAGCGTTCGGAACTGACTCGCTGGCAGGCAAGAAAATATCGGTACAGGGCGTGGGCCACGTGGGCGGCTACCTGGTAGAGCTGCTGGCTAAAGAGAATGCTCAGATCTTTATCACCGACATTTATGAGGACCGCCTGAAAGAAGTGTCGGCCAAGTATAATGCAAAGGTGGTGGGCATGGAAGAGATCTACGACCTGGATGTAGACATTTATTCGCCTTGCGCCCTGGGCGGCACTATCAACAACGATACGCTGGGCCGCCTGAAGTGCCAGGTAATTGCCGGTAGCGCCAACAACCAGTTGCGCGACGAAACCGTGCACGGGCCGGCGCTTATTCAGCGTGGCATCTACTATGCGCCTGACTTTTTGATAAACGCTGGTGGTTTGATTAACGTGTACTCGGAGCTGGTGGGCTACAACCGCGAAAGCGCCTATGCCCAGACCGAGCGTATCTACGGCTATACGCTGGATATATTTGAGCTGGCCGAGAAAGAAGGCATTTATACGCAGCTGGCTGCTACTAAAATGGCCGAAAAACGAATTGAAAGTATCGGAAAAGTACGTGCAACGTATTAA
- the yajC gene encoding preprotein translocase subunit YajC has protein sequence MQTIFLQAAAGGGVLPQVLMFGAIILVFYFFMIRPQQKKVRDQKKFREELVKGMNVVTIGGLHGKLLAIEDETVAIEVDKGVRLVFDKASISMEATARVNK, from the coding sequence ATGCAAACTATATTTCTCCAAGCCGCAGCCGGCGGTGGCGTTCTGCCACAGGTATTAATGTTCGGTGCCATCATTCTGGTATTTTACTTTTTCATGATCAGGCCACAGCAGAAAAAAGTGCGTGACCAGAAAAAATTCAGGGAAGAGCTAGTGAAAGGAATGAATGTGGTAACGATCGGGGGCCTGCACGGCAAGCTGCTGGCGATCGAAGACGAAACAGTCGCAATAGAAGTAGACAAAGGCGTACGCCTGGTGTTCGACAAAGCTTCTATCTCGATGGAGGCTACCGCCAGAGTAAATAAATAA
- a CDS encoding ABC transporter ATP-binding protein: MEDKPKNTGKVFDSDVLKRLFTFVKPYVRTFYFIIVLTFASAILAAVRPFLIQYTVDHEILNNDWEGLNRMFVILSVLLVVHAIVQYLHTYFAGWLGQNVVRDIRIKLYRHILDLRLKFFDRTPIGTLVTRNVSDVETLSDVFSEGLAAMIGDILQLVFILGFMFYIDWQLTLVSLSTFPLMLISTYIFKEKIKATFQEVRTAVARLNSFVQEHITGMSIVQIFNNEDREMDKFKEINKEHTRANVRSVLYYSIYFPVAEIIGAAGLGLLVWYGAYGVINDKTSLGTLMAFILYIQMFFRPIRMIADRFNTLQLGVVSTERLMRLLDSREMIADNGTFAPKKLQGNISFQNVWFAYNDEEWVLRDVSFEVKAGETIAFVGATGAGKTSVINLLNRFYEINKGQILVDGHDLKEYDLSVLRHHIGVVLQDVFLFSGSIADNISLGNKAITEEQMWRAADLVGARRFIERLPGGLHYQVMERGATLSVGQRQLISFVRAMVYNPEIIILDEATSSVDSETEELIQYAIDQLMHGRTSVVIAHRLSTIQKADKIIVMDRGEIKEVGNHDQLLQHNGYYAQLYHMQYKNMIDL, encoded by the coding sequence TTGGAAGATAAACCTAAAAATACAGGTAAAGTATTCGATTCGGATGTGCTCAAACGGCTTTTCACGTTTGTGAAGCCCTATGTCCGGACGTTTTACTTTATCATTGTGCTGACCTTTGCCTCGGCCATACTGGCTGCCGTGCGCCCTTTCCTCATCCAGTATACCGTAGATCACGAGATCCTCAACAACGACTGGGAAGGCCTGAACCGCATGTTCGTTATCCTGAGCGTGTTGTTGGTGGTGCATGCCATTGTGCAATACCTGCACACGTATTTTGCCGGCTGGCTGGGCCAGAATGTGGTGCGCGATATCCGTATCAAGCTCTACCGCCATATCCTGGACCTGCGCCTCAAATTCTTCGACCGCACGCCTATTGGCACGCTCGTGACCCGCAACGTGTCGGATGTGGAAACGCTCTCGGACGTGTTCAGCGAAGGCCTGGCTGCCATGATCGGCGACATCCTGCAGCTGGTCTTTATCCTGGGCTTTATGTTTTACATCGACTGGCAGCTCACGCTGGTAAGCCTTTCCACGTTTCCGCTCATGCTCATCAGTACCTATATTTTCAAGGAGAAGATAAAGGCTACTTTCCAGGAGGTGCGCACGGCCGTGGCGCGGCTTAACTCGTTTGTGCAGGAGCACATCACCGGCATGAGCATCGTGCAGATCTTCAACAACGAAGACCGCGAGATGGACAAGTTCAAGGAAATAAACAAGGAGCATACCCGCGCTAACGTGCGGTCGGTGCTTTACTACTCTATTTATTTCCCGGTGGCCGAGATCATTGGCGCGGCGGGCCTGGGCCTGCTGGTATGGTATGGCGCTTACGGCGTTATCAACGACAAAACCTCGCTGGGCACGCTGATGGCCTTTATACTTTACATCCAGATGTTCTTCCGGCCTATCCGCATGATCGCCGACCGTTTTAACACGCTGCAGCTGGGCGTGGTGAGCACCGAGCGCCTGATGCGCCTGCTCGACAGCCGCGAGATGATTGCCGACAACGGCACCTTTGCACCCAAAAAGCTACAGGGCAATATCAGTTTCCAGAATGTATGGTTTGCCTATAACGACGAGGAATGGGTGCTGCGCGATGTCTCGTTTGAGGTGAAAGCCGGCGAGACGATTGCCTTTGTGGGTGCTACCGGCGCCGGCAAAACCTCCGTCATCAACCTGCTCAACCGTTTCTACGAGATCAACAAAGGGCAGATCCTGGTAGATGGCCACGACCTGAAGGAGTATGACCTGAGCGTGCTGCGCCACCACATTGGCGTGGTGCTGCAGGATGTGTTCCTCTTTTCCGGAAGTATAGCCGACAACATCAGCCTGGGCAACAAAGCTATTACCGAAGAGCAGATGTGGCGGGCCGCCGACCTGGTGGGCGCCCGTCGGTTTATTGAGCGCCTGCCCGGCGGCCTGCATTACCAGGTAATGGAGCGCGGCGCCACGCTGTCGGTAGGGCAGCGGCAGCTCATCTCGTTTGTGCGGGCCATGGTCTACAACCCCGAGATCATCATCTTAGACGAGGCCACCTCCAGCGTAGACTCCGAAACCGAAGAGCTCATCCAGTACGCCATCGACCAGCTGATGCACGGCCGTACCTCCGTGGTGATCGCCCACCGCCTCTCCACCATCCAGAAAGCCGATAAGATTATTGTGATGGACCGGGGCGAGATAAAAGAAGTAGGCAACCACGACCAGTTGCTGCAGCACAACGGCTACTATGCGCAGCTCTATCACATGCAGTACAAGAACATGATCGACTTATGA
- the truA gene encoding tRNA pseudouridine(38-40) synthase TruA, translating into MRYFLEIAYDGTRFHGWQLQPNALAVQQVLDDCLSKILRQPVSSTGSGRTDTGVHASQQFVHFDVAQPLEEEQVVFRLNRILPNDIAALNLYLVPDQAHARFDAVSRTYHYHISLVKNPFKRYYAWYHSRELDVAKMNEAAAILLKYEDFTTFSKVKGDTKHYRCTMLEAGWQQQGEELVFTIRANRFLRGMVRLVVGTLVDVGKGKLTVPQFEQIVASQDRSQASGAAPSEGLYLARVEYPEQLLPQV; encoded by the coding sequence ATGCGGTATTTTTTAGAGATAGCCTACGATGGCACCCGGTTTCATGGGTGGCAGCTGCAGCCCAATGCGCTGGCGGTGCAGCAGGTGTTGGACGATTGCCTGAGCAAGATCCTGCGCCAGCCCGTCAGCTCGACTGGCAGCGGCCGCACCGATACCGGCGTGCATGCCAGCCAGCAGTTCGTGCATTTTGATGTTGCGCAGCCGCTGGAGGAGGAGCAGGTGGTTTTTCGCCTCAACCGCATCCTGCCCAATGATATCGCAGCCTTAAATCTATACCTGGTGCCGGACCAGGCGCACGCCCGTTTCGATGCTGTTTCGCGCACCTATCACTACCACATCAGCCTGGTGAAGAATCCTTTTAAGCGCTATTATGCCTGGTATCATAGCCGGGAACTGGATGTAGCGAAGATGAACGAGGCGGCAGCTATCCTTTTAAAGTATGAGGATTTTACCACGTTCAGCAAAGTAAAAGGCGATACCAAACACTACCGCTGCACGATGTTGGAAGCCGGGTGGCAGCAGCAAGGGGAGGAGCTGGTCTTTACCATTCGGGCGAACCGGTTTTTGCGCGGCATGGTGCGCCTGGTGGTGGGCACGCTGGTAGATGTTGGAAAAGGAAAGCTGACCGTGCCCCAGTTCGAGCAGATCGTTGCCAGCCAGGACCGCAGCCAGGCCAGCGGCGCAGCGCCTTCCGAAGGCTTATACTTGGCTCGGGTAGAGTATCCGGAGCAGCTATTGCCACAAGTTTAG
- the nusB gene encoding transcription antitermination factor NusB: protein MLNRRTLRIKAMQAIYAYMQAESSDYLLALDQISDDFAPDLNSMEVQDKKMLEGRKQIASILFKEWYETRQFETEETDKAIINAVNRAVVFYQNLLKKDYQLYFNQMMTAVERIYDHYLGTLQILEVLTSLIAEEEEKKEKRFTVAKGPDVKRFLNNTVVQRLLQNKSYQQHIIRRNISWGSDISEIRAVYKNVLKQDEAFLAYLALPAPTPEEDFEIVKHIFKNIIFKEKNLQSLFEEQDLNWVENKAIVKSLVNKTIKIFGEEVEENQTLLDLSANWEDDKAFFEELYHQTIKEDEKYEALVAASVTNWDVERVALLDKIILKMALCEMHIFRSIPVKVTINEYIEISKLYSTPKSKQFINGVLDKMAQELATTGDIRKSGRGLIDNK, encoded by the coding sequence ATGCTCAACCGCAGAACACTACGAATCAAGGCCATGCAAGCCATTTATGCCTACATGCAAGCCGAAAGTTCAGATTATCTGCTGGCGTTAGACCAGATCAGCGACGATTTTGCTCCCGACCTCAATTCCATGGAGGTGCAGGATAAAAAAATGCTGGAAGGCCGCAAGCAGATCGCTTCCATCCTGTTCAAGGAATGGTACGAAACGCGCCAGTTTGAAACCGAAGAAACCGATAAGGCGATAATCAATGCGGTAAACAGAGCGGTTGTATTCTATCAGAACCTCCTCAAAAAAGACTACCAGCTATACTTTAACCAGATGATGACCGCCGTAGAGCGCATCTACGACCATTACCTGGGCACACTGCAGATACTGGAGGTGCTCACAAGCCTGATAGCCGAAGAAGAAGAGAAAAAGGAGAAACGTTTTACCGTGGCCAAAGGCCCTGACGTAAAACGCTTTCTGAACAATACCGTTGTGCAGCGCTTGTTACAGAATAAATCCTACCAGCAGCACATCATCCGCCGCAACATCAGCTGGGGTTCCGATATCAGCGAGATCCGGGCTGTTTACAAGAACGTGCTCAAGCAGGATGAGGCCTTCCTGGCCTACCTGGCACTGCCTGCACCTACCCCCGAAGAGGACTTTGAGATAGTGAAACATATTTTTAAAAACATTATCTTTAAAGAAAAAAACTTACAATCTTTGTTTGAAGAGCAGGATCTGAACTGGGTAGAGAACAAGGCAATTGTAAAGAGCCTGGTAAACAAGACCATTAAGATCTTTGGGGAGGAAGTGGAGGAAAACCAAACCCTGCTGGATTTGTCGGCTAACTGGGAGGATGACAAGGCTTTCTTTGAAGAGCTTTACCACCAGACCATCAAAGAAGATGAAAAATACGAAGCCTTAGTGGCTGCCAGTGTCACCAACTGGGACGTAGAGCGCGTGGCCCTGCTCGACAAGATCATACTTAAGATGGCCCTTTGCGAAATGCACATCTTCCGCAGCATACCTGTAAAAGTTACCATCAACGAGTATATCGAAATTTCCAAGCTTTACAGCACGCCTAAAAGCAAGCAGTTCATTAATGGCGTACTGGATAAGATGGCGCAGGAGCTTGCCACCACTGGCGACATCCGCAAATCGGGCCGTGGACTGATCGATAACAAGTAA
- a CDS encoding DUF1573 domain-containing protein — translation MKKHLILVAGFAATMFMASCDSNKAGNDTVAAEANTSTTQAQPVDNPNVVSSEATAATTPASSENAPIITFEENEFDFGTIKQGQVVEHVFSFTNTGKTPLIIENASASCGCTVPEPPTEPIAPGQKSSISVKFNSAGKMGQQMPTVTIRANTEPNLTKISMKGTVESGGVPTAGPEGPVRQN, via the coding sequence ATGAAAAAACACCTGATTTTGGTTGCAGGCTTTGCCGCAACAATGTTTATGGCCAGCTGCGACAGCAACAAGGCCGGCAACGATACGGTAGCCGCCGAAGCCAATACCTCTACAACGCAGGCGCAGCCGGTTGATAACCCGAATGTGGTCTCTTCGGAGGCAACAGCCGCTACAACGCCGGCATCTTCCGAAAACGCGCCTATCATTACGTTCGAGGAAAACGAGTTTGATTTCGGCACCATCAAGCAGGGGCAGGTAGTAGAGCACGTGTTCTCGTTTACCAACACCGGCAAAACGCCCCTCATTATCGAGAACGCGTCTGCTTCGTGTGGTTGTACCGTGCCCGAGCCGCCAACCGAGCCGATTGCTCCCGGCCAGAAGAGCTCCATCAGCGTGAAGTTTAACAGCGCCGGCAAAATGGGCCAGCAAATGCCTACCGTTACCATCCGGGCCAACACAGAGCCTAACCTGACCAAGATCTCCATGAAAGGAACCGTGGAATCAGGTGGTGTGCCCACAGCCGGACCCGAAGGACCCGTAAGACAAAATTAA
- the coaE gene encoding dephospho-CoA kinase (Dephospho-CoA kinase (CoaE) performs the final step in coenzyme A biosynthesis.), with protein MLKIGITGGIGVGKTVVCRMFALLGVPVYDADTRAKWVMQHDQALRQELKAAYGPQTFTATGELDRAYLAKLAFNNPARLAQLNALVHPHVGNDFAKWVSSHAGQPYVLKEAALMYESDSWKQMDQIIAVYAPLEVRIKRLLQRDAHRTEADIKAIMARQLEEEEKIARSRHVIYNDDTRLIIPQVLKLHAQFLSESAR; from the coding sequence ATGCTAAAGATAGGAATTACCGGAGGGATAGGCGTGGGCAAAACCGTGGTTTGCCGCATGTTTGCGCTGCTCGGCGTGCCGGTATACGATGCTGATACGCGTGCCAAATGGGTGATGCAGCATGACCAAGCCCTGCGGCAGGAGCTGAAAGCTGCTTACGGCCCACAAACCTTTACCGCTACCGGCGAACTGGACCGGGCGTATTTGGCCAAGCTTGCCTTTAACAACCCGGCGCGGCTGGCACAGCTAAACGCATTGGTGCACCCACATGTAGGCAACGATTTTGCAAAATGGGTTTCGTCGCATGCCGGCCAGCCCTACGTGCTGAAAGAAGCCGCGCTCATGTATGAGTCGGACTCCTGGAAGCAGATGGATCAGATCATAGCCGTGTATGCCCCGTTGGAGGTACGCATCAAACGCCTGCTGCAACGCGATGCACACCGCACAGAGGCCGATATCAAAGCCATTATGGCCCGGCAGCTGGAAGAAGAAGAAAAGATTGCCCGTTCCCGGCACGTTATCTACAACGATGATACGCGCCTCATCATCCCCCAGGTGCTCAAGCTGCACGCGCAGTTCCTTTCCGAAAGCGCCCGATAG
- a CDS encoding isocitrate/isopropylmalate dehydrogenase family protein, with amino-acid sequence MKQVTLIPGDGIGPEITEAVKAVFAAAKVPVSWEVENAGQTTFDAMGELIPATLIASLEKNKVALKGPITTPVGKGFKSINVQLRQMFDLYSNVRPVKSTKGVSTRFDNVNLVLFRENTEGLYAGLEMWDERLQISDSVARITRTGCENIIRAAFEYASKHGCNKVTAAHKANILKSAGALFLSIFNEIAKEYPHIQTDEKIIDNMCMQLVVKPEQFDVIVTTNLFGDILSDLCAGLVGGLGVVAGANIGADMAIFEAVHGSAPDIAGKGIANPTALLRSAIMMLHHLELKDEANRIDAALEATLANKQECTGDLGGPAGTMAFAQNIISKL; translated from the coding sequence ATGAAACAAGTTACCCTTATTCCCGGCGACGGGATAGGTCCTGAAATTACAGAAGCCGTGAAAGCGGTGTTTGCCGCTGCCAAAGTACCCGTAAGCTGGGAAGTAGAGAATGCTGGCCAAACGACGTTTGATGCCATGGGCGAGCTGATCCCGGCCACGCTGATCGCCTCGCTTGAAAAGAACAAAGTGGCGCTGAAAGGCCCCATCACCACGCCGGTAGGCAAAGGCTTTAAAAGTATAAATGTGCAGCTGCGCCAGATGTTTGACCTTTACTCAAACGTGCGGCCGGTTAAATCAACAAAAGGCGTGAGCACGCGCTTCGATAACGTAAACCTGGTGCTTTTCCGCGAAAACACCGAAGGCCTGTACGCCGGCCTGGAAATGTGGGACGAGCGTCTGCAGATCTCCGATTCGGTTGCCCGCATTACGCGCACCGGTTGCGAAAACATTATCCGCGCTGCTTTTGAGTATGCCAGCAAGCACGGGTGCAATAAAGTGACGGCCGCGCACAAAGCCAATATCCTCAAAAGCGCCGGTGCCCTGTTCCTGAGCATCTTTAACGAGATCGCCAAAGAGTACCCGCACATCCAGACCGATGAAAAGATCATTGATAACATGTGCATGCAGCTGGTGGTAAAGCCCGAGCAGTTTGATGTGATCGTAACCACCAACCTGTTTGGCGATATCCTCTCGGACCTGTGCGCAGGGCTGGTAGGTGGCCTGGGTGTAGTGGCCGGCGCTAACATTGGGGCCGACATGGCGATCTTTGAGGCAGTGCACGGCTCAGCCCCGGATATTGCCGGCAAAGGCATCGCTAACCCAACGGCCCTGTTGCGCTCGGCCATCATGATGCTCCACCACCTGGAGCTTAAGGACGAGGCAAACCGCATCGACGCAGCTCTGGAAGCAACCCTGGCAAATAAGCAGGAGTGCACCGGCGACCTGGGTGGCCCAGCCGGCACCATGGCCTTTGCGCAGAACATCATCTCAAAATTGTAA